From a single Shewanella denitrificans OS217 genomic region:
- the queC gene encoding 7-cyano-7-deazaguanine synthase QueC: MSKAVVVFSGGQDSTTCLIQALTQFDEVHAITFDYGQRHNEEIEVAKALASQLRIASHKVMDVSLLNELAISALTRDDIPVSHELMENGLPNTFVPGRNILFLTLAGIYAYQLGANSVITGVCETDFSGYPDCRDQFVRAMETALCLGMDKQINLLTPLMWLNKAETWALADKYHSLTLVKELTLTCYNGIIGQGCGDCPACHLRQKGLDDYLNHKPSVMASLEQKTHGKSA, translated from the coding sequence ATGTCTAAAGCAGTCGTCGTTTTCAGTGGTGGTCAAGACTCCACCACATGCCTTATTCAGGCGCTCACACAATTTGATGAAGTCCATGCGATTACCTTCGATTATGGCCAACGTCATAATGAAGAAATTGAAGTGGCCAAGGCCTTAGCAAGTCAATTACGCATCGCCAGTCATAAAGTCATGGATGTGAGCCTACTTAACGAGCTGGCTATCTCGGCCTTAACCCGCGATGACATTCCCGTCTCCCATGAGCTGATGGAAAATGGCTTACCCAATACCTTCGTCCCTGGGCGCAATATCTTGTTTCTCACCTTAGCGGGCATTTATGCCTACCAGTTGGGGGCTAACAGTGTGATCACTGGGGTATGTGAAACCGATTTTTCAGGTTACCCAGATTGCCGCGATCAATTCGTACGCGCAATGGAAACCGCCCTGTGTTTAGGCATGGACAAACAAATCAACTTGCTCACGCCGCTCATGTGGCTCAATAAAGCCGAGACCTGGGCGCTGGCAGATAAATACCACAGCCTAACGTTAGTCAAAGAACTGACATTAACCTGTTACAACGGCATCATAGGCCAAGGCTGCGGCGACTGCCCTGCCTGTCATTTAAGACAAAAAGGCTTGGATGATTACCTTAACCATAAGCCAAGTGTTATGGCCTCACTAGAGCAAAAGACTCATGGCAAGTCAGCATAA
- the rnhA gene encoding ribonuclease HI, producing MMTTHKQVNIYTDGSCLGNPGPGGYGIVMQYKQHSKEIADGFALTTNNRMELLAPIIALEALMEPCIVTLTSDSQYMRQGITQWIHGWKKKGWMTSNKQAVKNVDLWKRLDSVSQRHNIDWRWVKGHTGHKQNERCDKLARDAAEAKPKQIDTGYQESL from the coding sequence ATGATGACAACACATAAACAAGTCAATATCTACACCGACGGCTCATGTCTTGGTAATCCAGGTCCTGGAGGCTATGGTATTGTAATGCAATATAAACAGCATTCAAAAGAAATTGCCGATGGCTTTGCCTTAACCACAAATAACCGGATGGAATTACTGGCACCTATCATAGCCCTCGAAGCTTTGATGGAGCCTTGTATTGTCACCTTGACCAGCGACAGTCAATACATGCGTCAAGGGATCACCCAGTGGATCCACGGCTGGAAGAAAAAAGGCTGGATGACCTCAAATAAACAAGCGGTTAAAAACGTTGATTTATGGAAACGCTTAGACAGTGTCAGCCAAAGGCACAATATAGACTGGCGCTGGGTCAAAGGCCACACTGGCCATAAACAAAACGAGCGCTGCGATAAATTAGCAAGAGATGCGGCTGAGGCTAAACCCAAACAAATCGACACCGGTTATCAAGAGAGCTTATGA
- the dnaQ gene encoding DNA polymerase III subunit epsilon — protein sequence MTIISSASRQIILDTETTGMNQAGGAIYIGHRIIEIGCVEVINRRLTGRTYHQYINPGQSIDPEAIAVHGITDERVANEPRFHQIAQEFIDFIQGAEIVAHNASFDVSFMDHEFSMLQPRGPKTKDITDILDSLAIAKRLHPGQKNNLDALCKRYGIDNSRRTYHGALLDAEILADVYLLMTGGQIKFNLSNEQAGQEAGGIQRLDPSGFNLKVIAASADELVLHESRLDLVQKSGKCLWRG from the coding sequence ATGACCATTATTTCCAGCGCAAGCCGCCAAATCATTCTCGATACCGAAACCACAGGTATGAACCAAGCCGGTGGCGCGATTTACATCGGCCATAGGATCATCGAAATTGGCTGTGTAGAAGTGATTAATCGCCGTTTGACTGGACGCACTTACCATCAATACATCAATCCCGGCCAAAGCATAGATCCAGAAGCCATCGCCGTTCACGGTATTACCGATGAACGCGTCGCCAATGAACCTAGATTTCATCAAATTGCACAAGAGTTTATCGACTTTATTCAAGGGGCTGAAATCGTCGCTCATAATGCCAGCTTCGATGTGAGCTTTATGGATCATGAATTTTCCATGTTGCAGCCAAGAGGGCCAAAAACCAAAGACATCACCGATATTCTCGACAGTTTGGCCATTGCGAAACGTTTACATCCTGGACAAAAGAATAACCTAGATGCCTTGTGTAAACGCTATGGCATAGATAACTCTCGACGCACTTATCATGGTGCTTTACTCGATGCCGAAATTTTGGCCGATGTTTACTTGTTGATGACAGGGGGACAAATCAAGTTCAATTTATCCAACGAGCAAGCAGGACAAGAAGCGGGCGGGATCCAACGACTTGATCCTTCTGGATTTAATCTTAAAGTGATTGCGGCATCAGCCGATGAACTAGTATTACACGAGTCTCGCCTTGATCTGGTGCAGAAATCAGGAAAATGCCTCTGGAGAGGATAA
- a CDS encoding 3-deoxy-7-phosphoheptulonate synthase, whose translation MTIKTDELRTSLLCKVISPAQLASEYPLTQDAADYLVQQRREVEAIIAGEDQRLLVIIGPCSIHDTKAALEYAERLAALHHELKDDLCILMRVYFEKPRTIVGWKGLISDPDLDGSFSPNKGLRMARELLQQITELKLPIATEFLDMVNGQYIADLITWGAIGARTTESQIHREMASALSCPVGFKNGTDGNISIAVDAVRAAAAPHIFYSPDKDGAMAVYRTHGNPYGHIILRGGKTPNYSAEDIEVARAKLEHVGVTQRMVVDFSHGNSEKKHKNQLNVADSIMAQLRAGSTAIAGIMAESFMIEGNQKVITGEPLVYGQSITDACLHWSDSEKLLRDLAQAAKDRKALLYNA comes from the coding sequence ATGACAATTAAAACAGACGAACTTCGTACATCCTTATTATGTAAAGTGATTTCACCAGCACAGCTCGCTTCTGAATACCCTCTCACTCAAGATGCTGCCGATTATTTGGTGCAACAGCGCCGTGAAGTTGAAGCCATTATCGCAGGTGAAGATCAGCGTTTATTGGTGATCATAGGCCCTTGCTCCATTCACGACACTAAAGCCGCACTTGAATATGCCGAGCGTTTAGCCGCATTGCACCACGAGCTTAAAGATGATTTGTGTATTTTAATGCGAGTGTATTTTGAAAAGCCGCGCACCATAGTGGGTTGGAAAGGACTCATTTCAGATCCCGATCTCGATGGTAGCTTCAGCCCCAATAAAGGCCTACGTATGGCCCGTGAATTATTGCAGCAAATTACCGAATTAAAACTGCCCATCGCCACCGAGTTCTTAGATATGGTGAACGGTCAGTATATTGCCGACTTAATTACTTGGGGGGCTATCGGTGCCCGCACCACAGAAAGCCAAATTCACCGTGAAATGGCCTCGGCATTATCATGTCCTGTGGGCTTTAAAAATGGCACAGACGGCAACATCAGTATTGCCGTCGATGCAGTGCGCGCCGCCGCCGCACCCCATATCTTCTACTCGCCAGATAAAGATGGCGCCATGGCCGTGTATCGCACTCACGGTAACCCTTATGGCCACATCATACTTCGTGGCGGTAAGACCCCAAATTACAGCGCCGAAGATATAGAAGTCGCCCGCGCCAAACTGGAACACGTGGGTGTAACCCAGCGCATGGTGGTGGATTTCAGTCACGGTAACAGTGAAAAGAAGCACAAAAATCAGCTCAATGTGGCCGACAGCATCATGGCGCAGTTACGCGCTGGCAGCACAGCCATCGCAGGCATCATGGCAGAGAGTTTTATGATTGAAGGCAATCAAAAGGTGATCACAGGTGAACCCCTAGTTTACGGTCAAAGCATCACAGATGCTTGCCTGCACTGGAGCGACTCTGAAAAACTACTGCGTGATTTAGCCCAAGCCGCTAAAGATCGTAAGGCGCTGCTATATAATGCGTAA
- a CDS encoding VC2046/SO_2500 family protein, with the protein MQIEFPLVNESQCGNRLNQAIEHHRRGEFGLILAMLSADARDQAQFQIDSDLSQAEKLTKQFEIPKPQALIADLSTTEPLTDNAQVYYQQGLRGFQLAQALTPEALVIRGHTSDDMALALSNCDPLTRLRQDNAIPKLPDFNQMHFIDQLAIQRQISATLALSA; encoded by the coding sequence ATGCAAATTGAGTTTCCCTTAGTCAATGAGTCACAATGTGGCAATCGCTTGAATCAAGCGATTGAGCACCACAGACGGGGAGAATTTGGCTTGATTTTGGCTATGCTATCGGCAGACGCCAGAGATCAGGCGCAATTTCAAATAGACAGTGATTTATCCCAAGCAGAAAAGTTAACCAAACAATTTGAAATTCCAAAGCCTCAAGCGCTAATTGCCGATCTTTCGACCACTGAGCCGCTAACCGATAATGCACAGGTTTATTATCAACAAGGGCTGCGAGGATTTCAGTTAGCTCAAGCGCTCACTCCAGAAGCCTTAGTCATTCGCGGCCATACCTCAGATGATATGGCGCTTGCACTGAGTAATTGCGACCCCTTAACTCGCTTGCGACAAGATAATGCCATCCCTAAGTTGCCCGACTTTAATCAGATGCACTTCATCGACCAACTGGCAATACAGCGTCAAATCAGTGCGACGTTGGCATTAAGTGCTTAA
- a CDS encoding PLP-dependent cysteine synthase family protein, with protein MSQSWVNRAIGLIEADFQRSADTHLIKLDLPQLEGVDIYLKDESTHPTGSLKHRLARSLFLYSLCNGWIKQDTPIIESSSGSTAISEAYFARLLGLPFIAVMPKSTAKKKIQQIEFYGGKCHYVDKGSEIYAESERLAEELSGHYMDQFTYAERATDWRGNNNIADSIFSQMQKEPHPVPQWIVMSPGTGGTSATIGRYLRYQQMTTQLCVVDPENSVFYDYYHTGDASLTDCSGSKIEGIGRPRVEPSFIAGVVDEMKRIPDAASIATIHWLEQLIGRKTGASTGTNLYGALLLATQMRERGESGSIVTLICDSGERYLDTYYDNAWIEAHIGDISVYQNKLAAFDLCGLIE; from the coding sequence ATGTCACAGTCTTGGGTCAATCGCGCCATCGGGCTTATTGAAGCGGATTTTCAGCGCAGCGCCGATACACACCTCATCAAACTCGACCTGCCGCAGCTTGAAGGGGTCGATATTTACCTCAAAGATGAAAGCACCCATCCCACTGGCAGTTTAAAGCACCGCCTAGCTCGCTCGTTGTTTCTTTACTCCCTGTGTAATGGCTGGATAAAACAAGACACCCCCATTATCGAGTCCTCCTCAGGCAGTACCGCCATTTCTGAGGCGTACTTTGCCCGCCTACTAGGCTTGCCTTTTATTGCCGTGATGCCAAAGAGCACGGCTAAGAAAAAAATCCAACAAATAGAGTTCTACGGTGGTAAGTGCCATTACGTCGACAAAGGCAGTGAGATCTACGCCGAATCAGAGCGTTTAGCCGAAGAGCTTAGTGGTCATTATATGGATCAATTTACTTATGCGGAGCGGGCAACGGACTGGCGCGGCAACAATAATATCGCCGATTCCATTTTTAGTCAGATGCAAAAAGAGCCTCACCCTGTGCCTCAGTGGATAGTCATGAGTCCAGGCACTGGCGGCACGTCAGCGACCATAGGTCGATATTTACGCTATCAGCAAATGACGACTCAGCTGTGTGTGGTGGACCCAGAAAATTCGGTGTTTTATGATTATTATCACACGGGTGATGCAAGCCTCACGGATTGCAGCGGCAGCAAAATAGAGGGCATAGGCCGGCCGCGAGTCGAGCCATCATTTATTGCCGGCGTGGTGGATGAGATGAAACGCATCCCAGATGCGGCCTCCATTGCTACCATACACTGGCTAGAGCAGCTTATTGGCCGCAAGACTGGGGCATCCACAGGCACCAACTTGTATGGCGCCCTGCTACTGGCCACTCAGATGCGTGAACGGGGTGAGTCAGGCTCTATCGTGACCTTAATCTGCGACTCAGGTGAGCGTTATTTGGATACCTATTATGATAATGCTTGGATTGAAGCACACATTGGTGACATCAGTGTGTACCAGAATAAGCTCGCCGCCTTCGACTTGTGTGGCCTTATTGAGTAA
- the queE gene encoding 7-carboxy-7-deazaguanine synthase QueE: MNYPVNEVFETIQGEGCFTGVPALFVRLQGCPVGCAWCDTKQTWDVLADNKVTPEQVITVDGTIGRWANHDGASLITAFKAKGFTAKHIVLTGGEPCLYDLTDITHDFIAAGYSVQIETSGTFEVKCHQDVWVTVSPKINMKGGYKVLEQALIRANEIKHPIATQNHIDELDELLADIDLSGKTICLQPISQKVRATELAMKTCIARNWRLSIQTHKYLNID; the protein is encoded by the coding sequence ATGAACTATCCAGTCAACGAAGTATTCGAAACCATTCAAGGCGAAGGCTGTTTTACTGGCGTGCCTGCCTTATTCGTGCGCCTGCAAGGCTGCCCTGTGGGTTGTGCTTGGTGCGATACTAAGCAGACATGGGATGTGCTGGCCGACAACAAGGTGACTCCTGAGCAGGTCATTACAGTAGATGGCACCATAGGCCGCTGGGCCAACCATGATGGTGCGAGTCTCATTACCGCGTTTAAGGCTAAAGGATTCACCGCTAAACATATCGTGCTAACGGGTGGTGAGCCTTGTCTTTATGATCTCACCGACATCACCCATGACTTTATTGCGGCAGGTTATAGTGTTCAAATTGAGACCAGCGGTACGTTCGAGGTGAAATGTCATCAAGATGTGTGGGTGACAGTGTCACCTAAAATCAATATGAAAGGCGGCTACAAGGTGCTTGAACAAGCCCTGATCCGCGCTAATGAGATTAAGCATCCCATCGCCACCCAAAATCACATAGACGAGCTCGATGAGTTGTTAGCGGATATTGACCTTAGCGGTAAAACCATTTGTCTGCAGCCAATCAGCCAGAAGGTGAGGGCCACCGAGCTTGCGATGAAAACCTGTATCGCTCGCAATTGGCGCTTGTCCATCCAGACTCACAAGTACCTTAACATCGATTAA
- a CDS encoding TIGR03503 family protein — protein sequence MSPSFSYYRSVLIVFFLGAILFTAYGQAAEPVPYTSASELKNRFRIDHMVDEVILVVQRRYGSAPVIIVRPDGSKWYASRHPEEVKWVDGITGDMIQIKKPMPGPWQLLGNVVEGSSIQKISKLTIEVEPIPQPLFQGERLKVTAKMLGDDKLLRLPGLDYMLEWTVRLVSKHLPGDENFASGSIIAGGYKDDGEGLDESPDNAIFTSMINLNHPWGNYDYQVIARNAVFEREINYPIYLSKQPITVTMLSSEDPLSGIWNLELIVDDTVLKLNETHFEFELVGPAGLQIPITIADVTQANTLYPLPAATVFGSYRVKGSVVSSTLTGREIVLEIPEMFFNFIEPPQPPPTEEELAAVAAAAAKVAELKAKDDAIFWIITVNVGLLLFGIIGFVIWRKKQALAKALAAAELRLLQEQEAAEKKAASDDNAEIDLNQPEDD from the coding sequence ATGAGTCCATCGTTTAGCTATTACCGCAGTGTGTTAATTGTCTTTTTCTTAGGGGCAATATTGTTTACTGCTTACGGCCAAGCTGCAGAGCCTGTGCCTTATACCAGTGCCAGTGAACTTAAAAATCGCTTTCGCATCGATCATATGGTGGATGAAGTCATATTAGTCGTGCAGCGAAGGTACGGCTCCGCCCCTGTGATCATAGTGCGGCCCGATGGCAGTAAATGGTATGCCAGTCGTCATCCCGAAGAGGTGAAATGGGTCGATGGCATCACAGGGGACATGATCCAGATAAAAAAGCCTATGCCAGGTCCTTGGCAATTACTCGGTAATGTGGTTGAAGGCTCGAGTATTCAAAAAATCTCTAAGCTTACTATTGAAGTCGAACCGATCCCTCAGCCGTTATTTCAAGGTGAGCGTTTGAAAGTAACTGCTAAGATGCTCGGCGATGACAAACTGCTGCGTCTGCCCGGGCTCGATTATATGTTGGAATGGACAGTCCGCTTAGTGAGTAAGCATCTGCCAGGAGATGAGAATTTTGCATCAGGCAGTATTATCGCCGGTGGCTATAAAGATGATGGTGAAGGTTTAGATGAATCACCTGACAATGCGATTTTCACTAGCATGATTAACCTTAACCATCCTTGGGGAAACTATGATTATCAAGTTATCGCCCGAAATGCCGTGTTCGAGCGCGAGATTAATTATCCCATATATTTATCAAAGCAACCTATCACGGTCACCATGCTGTCTTCTGAGGATCCCTTAAGCGGCATATGGAACCTAGAGCTTATTGTGGATGACACGGTATTAAAGCTTAATGAAACCCATTTTGAGTTTGAATTAGTTGGCCCAGCAGGTCTACAAATCCCTATCACTATTGCAGATGTGACCCAAGCTAATACCTTATATCCACTGCCTGCTGCCACAGTGTTTGGCAGTTACCGAGTCAAAGGCAGTGTGGTGAGTAGTACTCTCACTGGCCGAGAAATTGTATTAGAAATTCCTGAGATGTTCTTTAACTTTATTGAACCACCCCAGCCACCACCCACTGAGGAAGAGCTTGCCGCCGTGGCTGCCGCCGCAGCGAAAGTGGCCGAGCTGAAGGCCAAAGATGACGCCATATTTTGGATTATCACGGTCAATGTGGGCTTGCTGTTATTTGGCATCATAGGCTTTGTTATCTGGCGTAAAAAGCAAGCCTTAGCTAAAGCTTTGGCCGCCGCCGAACTGCGTTTGTTGCAAGAGCAAGAAGCGGCAGAGAAAAAGGCGGCCAGTGATGATAATGCTGAAATCGACTTGAACCAGCCGGAGGATGATTAA
- the gloB gene encoding hydroxyacylglutathione hydrolase gives MLTITAIPAFNDNYFWIVRQADSNFAYVVDPGVAQPVIDYILAHDLILAGVLITHKHADHVGGIQGLQDFYQNSLPVYGPKAEGIAGITHEIIDERTLCLPHLEANVEIIPVPGHTLGHHAYLIEDAIFCGDTLFSVGCGRIFEGSAAQMLASLTKLASLPAHCKIYCAHEYTQSNINFALTVTPNNPNLLQYASWVAKARADNIPSLPSFLSTELAVNPFLRCHTYEVKTAVASQFNTEINDELQTFTLLRKWKDNF, from the coding sequence ATGCTTACCATCACAGCAATCCCAGCCTTCAATGATAATTATTTCTGGATAGTCCGCCAAGCGGACTCGAACTTTGCTTATGTGGTCGATCCCGGTGTGGCTCAGCCCGTTATTGATTATATCTTAGCCCATGACCTGATATTAGCCGGGGTATTGATTACCCATAAACACGCCGATCATGTGGGCGGCATTCAGGGACTACAAGACTTTTATCAAAATAGCTTACCTGTCTATGGCCCCAAAGCTGAAGGCATAGCCGGGATCACCCACGAAATAATTGATGAGCGAACCTTGTGCCTGCCCCATCTTGAAGCAAATGTCGAAATAATACCTGTGCCAGGTCACACCTTAGGTCACCATGCTTATCTAATAGAAGACGCCATTTTTTGTGGCGACACTTTATTTAGCGTAGGCTGCGGGCGAATATTTGAGGGCAGCGCCGCGCAAATGCTGGCCTCATTAACCAAGCTCGCCAGTTTGCCAGCCCATTGCAAGATTTATTGCGCCCATGAGTACACTCAGTCAAATATTAATTTTGCACTGACTGTCACGCCAAATAACCCTAATTTGCTTCAATACGCCTCCTGGGTCGCTAAGGCCCGCGCCGACAATATCCCTAGTTTGCCAAGCTTTCTCAGTACTGAACTGGCTGTTAATCCCTTCCTTCGCTGCCATACCTATGAAGTGAAAACGGCCGTCGCAAGCCAGTTTAATACTGAAATAAACGATGAATTACAAACATTTACTCTATTAAGAAAATGGAAAGACAACTTTTAA
- the rrtA gene encoding rhombosortase: MASQHKSHQNNPLQWQPLYLFATIVTVISSAFWALEWFSAQGASIADSFSYLRLNITQGQVWRLVTGNLLHTNLWHLLMNLAGLWVILFLHEMHYKKKPILIYGLFLSLCLFEGLGLYFYYPELLSYVGLSGVLHGLFSFGAIMDITKGYRSGYLLFLGVLAKVYYEQSYGANSSVVELIGARVATESHLIGVISGIICGIGWLSYLYVRQRIKHKFS; the protein is encoded by the coding sequence ATGGCAAGTCAGCATAAATCTCACCAAAACAATCCTTTGCAGTGGCAACCCCTGTATTTATTTGCCACTATTGTCACGGTTATTTCGTCGGCATTTTGGGCATTAGAATGGTTTTCAGCCCAAGGCGCATCCATTGCCGATAGCTTCAGTTACTTACGCCTGAATATCACTCAAGGCCAAGTGTGGCGCCTCGTGACTGGAAACTTACTCCATACCAATTTATGGCATTTATTAATGAATCTTGCAGGGCTGTGGGTGATCCTCTTCCTGCATGAGATGCACTATAAAAAAAAACCGATACTTATCTATGGATTATTTTTAAGCCTTTGTCTGTTCGAAGGCCTAGGTCTGTATTTCTATTACCCTGAACTACTCAGCTACGTAGGCCTCAGCGGTGTACTCCATGGCTTATTCAGTTTCGGTGCCATTATGGACATCACTAAGGGCTATCGTTCGGGATATCTGCTATTTCTAGGTGTGCTAGCTAAGGTGTATTACGAACAAAGCTATGGCGCAAATAGCAGCGTGGTTGAGTTAATTGGCGCCAGAGTGGCGACCGAGTCTCACCTTATTGGGGTGATAAGCGGGATCATTTGTGGCATTGGCTGGCTTAGCTACCTTTATGTTCGTCAACGTATCAAACATAAATTCAGCTAG
- a CDS encoding posphoenolpyruvate synthetase regulatory kinase/phosphorylase PpsR: MAPRVFYISDGTAITAEVFGHAVLSQFPIEFEALTIPFVETLVKAEKVKLQINDCFITTGERPLVFHSIVNPDIRNVIYSSEGMDYDFLNTFVAPLEQHLGIQACPVLHRTHGKGNHSYEARIDAINFSMENDDGQTMKHMDKADIILLGVSRCGKTPSSLYLSMQFGIKAANYPFTEDDMDNLKLPDALKRNKNKLFGLTIDPNRLHEIRQSRMENSRYSSLRQCRLEVKEVEMMYKRERIPFVDTTNHSVEEIATKILDVTGLARHMF; this comes from the coding sequence ATGGCACCAAGAGTATTCTACATATCTGATGGCACAGCCATCACAGCTGAAGTGTTTGGACACGCGGTCCTATCGCAATTTCCAATAGAGTTTGAAGCACTTACCATTCCTTTTGTGGAAACATTAGTCAAAGCTGAAAAAGTAAAGCTGCAAATAAATGATTGTTTTATTACAACAGGTGAGCGACCACTTGTGTTCCATTCCATCGTCAATCCGGACATTCGAAATGTGATTTATTCCAGTGAAGGCATGGATTATGATTTTTTGAACACCTTTGTGGCGCCCCTTGAGCAACATTTAGGCATTCAAGCCTGCCCTGTGCTGCACCGTACTCATGGTAAAGGCAATCACAGCTATGAAGCCCGCATCGACGCGATAAATTTCTCTATGGAAAACGATGACGGTCAAACCATGAAGCACATGGATAAAGCCGACATTATTCTGTTAGGTGTATCCCGCTGTGGTAAGACGCCTTCCAGCCTGTACTTATCTATGCAGTTTGGCATTAAGGCCGCCAACTACCCCTTCACCGAAGATGACATGGACAACCTTAAGTTGCCTGACGCCTTAAAACGCAATAAAAACAAACTGTTTGGCTTAACCATAGATCCCAATCGTCTCCATGAAATCCGTCAATCTCGGATGGAAAACAGCCGCTACTCCTCACTAAGGCAGTGCCGTTTAGAAGTCAAAGAAGTGGAGATGATGTACAAGCGTGAGCGCATTCCTTTTGTGGATACCACCAACCATTCGGTGGAAGAAATTGCCACTAAAATCTTAGATGTGACAGGTTTAGCACGGCATATGTTCTAA
- a CDS encoding class I SAM-dependent methyltransferase: MRLVTKPRQWQEFPYGEQIKLAAQSHLAAWWPKLFGYHLLKLGALSAGLDSQACSISRQFSVFEDTGADIIADPHHLPLQNTTIDTVLMSFLMEFETNPYRLLREVDRVLICGGYVVIVGFNPISPLFMGKVLSGYQEKLPWCGQFFMPSRVKDWLGLLGYQVLEDSRSLYHPLIKTFAFGQYLEQSLHKWLPGTGSVYFIVARKLDAPLTPIRDKKRPLQTSWSPAPSAGRLRDHKLS; the protein is encoded by the coding sequence ATGCGGTTGGTGACTAAACCCAGGCAATGGCAAGAATTTCCCTATGGCGAGCAGATTAAGCTGGCGGCTCAAAGCCACTTAGCGGCTTGGTGGCCTAAATTATTTGGTTATCACTTGCTAAAATTGGGCGCCTTAAGTGCTGGCCTTGATAGCCAAGCATGCAGTATTTCACGGCAGTTTTCTGTGTTTGAAGACACAGGCGCCGATATCATTGCCGATCCCCACCATCTGCCGCTGCAAAATACCACCATAGATACAGTGTTGATGAGTTTCTTAATGGAATTTGAAACCAATCCTTACCGCTTGCTAAGGGAGGTGGATAGGGTGCTGATCTGTGGCGGCTACGTGGTAATTGTGGGGTTTAATCCCATTAGTCCTTTGTTTATGGGGAAGGTGTTGTCTGGGTATCAAGAGAAACTGCCTTGGTGTGGGCAATTTTTTATGCCTTCTCGGGTTAAAGATTGGCTCGGCCTGTTAGGCTATCAGGTGTTGGAAGATAGCCGCAGCTTATACCATCCCTTAATCAAGACCTTTGCTTTTGGTCAGTATCTAGAGCAAAGCTTACACAAATGGTTACCCGGTACTGGCAGTGTCTATTTTATTGTCGCCCGCAAATTAGATGCCCCCTTGACGCCGATTCGAGACAAAAAACGCCCCCTACAAACAAGTTGGTCACCGGCGCCTAGCGCAGGGCGATTAAGGGATCATAAGCTCTCTTGA